A DNA window from Xanthomonas campestris pv. campestris str. ATCC 33913 contains the following coding sequences:
- a CDS encoding TetR/AcrR family transcriptional regulator: MAAIVSGAVPPEPPMPRAHIVETAAALFRERGYDGVGVAELMAAAGFTHGGFYKHFRSKADLMAETAALGFSKTAAASDAVDVAEFLSDYVSRKHRDSRARGCTMAALCGDAARQPEAIKAEFASGISTLLDTLANADDARNAAQRQQVRADTIDRLAHAIGAVVLSRACPDDSPLADEILEVCRRKILAALPGQPAR; this comes from the coding sequence ATGGCGGCGATCGTCAGCGGCGCGGTGCCGCCCGAGCCGCCGATGCCGCGGGCACATATCGTCGAGACCGCGGCTGCGCTGTTTCGCGAGCGCGGCTACGACGGCGTGGGCGTGGCCGAACTGATGGCCGCGGCCGGCTTCACCCATGGCGGCTTCTACAAGCACTTCCGCTCCAAGGCGGACCTGATGGCCGAGACCGCCGCACTGGGTTTTTCCAAGACCGCTGCCGCCTCCGATGCGGTGGATGTGGCCGAATTCCTCAGCGATTACGTCTCGCGCAAGCACCGGGATAGCCGTGCACGCGGCTGCACCATGGCCGCGCTCTGTGGCGACGCCGCGCGGCAACCCGAGGCCATCAAGGCCGAATTCGCCAGCGGCATCAGCACGTTGCTGGACACGCTGGCCAACGCCGACGACGCGCGCAACGCTGCACAACGGCAGCAGGTGCGCGCCGACACCATCGACCGGTTGGCCCACGCGATCGGCGCGGTGGTGCTCTCGCGCGCCTGCCCGGACGATTCACCACTGGCAGACGAGATCCTGGAGGTCTGCCGCAGGAAGATCCTGGCTGCCCTGCCCGGGCAGCCAGCCAGGTAA
- a CDS encoding alpha/beta fold hydrolase produces the protein MAAMAHDMIALIGSLGIAQVDLLGTSFGGFVAQDIVRQAPQCVRKLILASSGPAGGAGIDKVGAISLPQILKGALTRRDPKYFLFSTASQRGRHAATAFLDRLAERTQHRDKPLSPRAFWRQLQAIKAWARQPAQDLTNFTMPVLITAGDHDRLVPPVHSEALARRIRHAQLIVYQDAGHGAAFQYHAAFVASVLAFLDR, from the coding sequence ATCGCCGCCATGGCGCACGACATGATCGCGCTGATCGGCAGCCTGGGCATCGCACAGGTTGATCTGCTCGGCACCTCGTTCGGCGGTTTCGTGGCGCAGGACATCGTGCGGCAGGCACCGCAGTGTGTGCGCAAGCTCATCCTGGCCAGCAGCGGCCCGGCCGGCGGCGCGGGGATCGACAAGGTGGGCGCAATCAGCCTGCCGCAGATTCTCAAGGGTGCGTTGACGCGCCGCGACCCAAAGTACTTCCTGTTTTCCACCGCCAGCCAGCGCGGGCGGCACGCCGCAACCGCGTTCCTGGATCGCCTCGCCGAGCGCACGCAGCACCGCGACAAACCGCTCAGCCCGCGCGCGTTCTGGCGGCAACTGCAGGCGATCAAGGCATGGGCGCGACAACCCGCGCAAGACCTCACCAACTTCACCATGCCGGTGCTCATCACCGCCGGCGATCACGACCGCCTGGTGCCGCCCGTGCACAGCGAAGCGCTGGCCAGGCGCATTCGCCACGCGCAGCTGATCGTCTACCAGGACGCCGGCCACGGCGCGGCATTCCAGTACCACGCCGCGTTCGTCGCGAGCGTGCTGGCGTTTTTGGATCGGTGA